The Castellaniella sp. genome includes a window with the following:
- a CDS encoding helix-turn-helix domain-containing protein, translated as MVMCLADNPEAQPHRARRRTRTARDADDHAHNLSQWEQSYDQFSSGCFEGQLTELWLPNLQLFQESANQALHQSCAAWADSLWFGLPTPHSALSRLDAQPIPDDTLLFRPGGRQFELSTPKDYDIFGIVINQELLRAHIPPEDSQITDLLQEGGTLNIAPDLYRKMLHTLKQALFATGEHHADISPDDLQESILELLCTALSQGVQPPTGAHYSRIRHSRQIVQQARDLVLSQANQRLSIAEICRHLHISRRALQYSFQTVVGLSPLAYLRILKLNQVRRKLHNAQDISGRVTQVATTWGFEHLGQFSQDYRQLFGETPSATLRNFQP; from the coding sequence ATGGTCATGTGTCTTGCCGACAACCCAGAAGCACAACCACACCGAGCCCGGCGCAGGACACGCACCGCCCGCGACGCCGATGACCACGCCCATAATCTCAGCCAATGGGAACAAAGCTATGACCAGTTTTCTTCTGGATGCTTCGAGGGCCAGCTGACAGAGCTCTGGCTGCCCAACCTGCAACTATTCCAGGAATCCGCCAACCAGGCCCTGCACCAATCCTGCGCGGCCTGGGCAGATTCGCTTTGGTTTGGCCTGCCGACCCCGCACAGCGCGCTGTCCCGACTGGATGCCCAGCCGATTCCCGACGACACCTTGCTGTTTCGGCCAGGGGGCCGCCAATTCGAACTATCCACCCCGAAAGACTACGATATCTTCGGTATCGTCATCAACCAGGAATTGCTGCGGGCACACATTCCCCCCGAAGACAGCCAAATCACAGATTTGCTGCAAGAAGGCGGCACGCTGAACATCGCCCCCGACCTGTACAGGAAAATGCTGCATACCCTGAAGCAGGCCTTGTTTGCCACCGGCGAACACCACGCCGATATTTCTCCGGACGACTTGCAGGAATCCATCCTGGAATTGCTTTGCACTGCCTTGAGCCAAGGCGTACAGCCCCCGACCGGGGCGCATTATTCCCGCATCCGCCACAGCCGTCAAATCGTCCAGCAAGCCCGCGATCTGGTGCTATCCCAGGCCAACCAGCGGCTGTCCATCGCTGAAATCTGCCGCCATTTGCACATCAGCAGACGTGCGCTGCAATACAGCTTCCAGACCGTCGTCGGGCTTTCTCCACTGGCCTACTTACGCATCCTGAAGCTCAATCAGGTACGACGCAAGCTGCATAATGCGCAGGATATCTCTGGCCGTGTCACCCAGGTGGCCACCACCTGGGGCTTCGAACACCTGGGCCAGTTCTCGCAGGACTATCGCCAATTATTCGGCGAGACCCCGTCCGCCACCCTGCGCAACTTCCAGCCCTAG
- a CDS encoding NarK family nitrate/nitrite MFS transporter — MSTAPDAAPQNRRGRLLTVWTPEDKAFWAHEGSAIANVNLWISIPALFLAFAVWQMWSVVAVNLPNLGFKYTENQLFWLAALPALSGATLRIFYSFMVPVFGGRRWTALTTASLLLPTIGVGLAVQNPSTPYSTMLMLALLCGLGGGNFSSSMSNISFFFPKERKGSALGLNAGLGNLGVSSVQFLAPLVITMGILGPWAGDPQIASLSGAHGGPTEVWAQNAAFIWAPFIIIVSMLAWVGMHDIADARASFREQAVIFQRKHNWIMCFLYLGTFGSFIGFSAGFPLLIKYLYPDIRPLQYAWLGPLVGAMARPFGGWLSDRLGGARVTFWTFFWMVLGVLGVMASLPGQGSAGSFFGFLLAFLFLFFLTGIGNGSTFAMIPVIFTTLAKRRHAASGSLHQAESEGAKESAAVLGFSGAMGAYGGFFIPKSFGTSFDLTGGADAALMFFVVFYAVSIAVTWWYYSRAKAEIPC, encoded by the coding sequence ATGAGCACTGCGCCTGATGCAGCCCCCCAAAACCGCCGCGGCCGTTTATTGACGGTCTGGACTCCGGAAGACAAGGCTTTTTGGGCGCACGAAGGCAGCGCCATCGCCAATGTCAATCTCTGGATTTCCATTCCTGCGCTGTTCCTGGCCTTTGCTGTCTGGCAAATGTGGAGCGTTGTAGCGGTCAACCTCCCTAATCTGGGCTTCAAGTACACAGAAAACCAATTGTTCTGGCTGGCGGCTTTGCCTGCGTTGTCCGGGGCGACGCTGCGGATTTTTTATTCCTTCATGGTGCCGGTGTTTGGTGGTCGTCGCTGGACCGCCCTGACCACCGCCAGCCTGCTGCTGCCCACCATAGGCGTGGGGCTGGCGGTGCAAAACCCATCCACACCGTATTCCACCATGCTGATGCTGGCCTTGCTGTGCGGTCTGGGTGGGGGTAATTTCTCTTCCTCCATGTCCAACATCAGCTTTTTCTTTCCCAAAGAGCGCAAGGGCTCGGCCCTGGGTTTGAATGCGGGGCTTGGGAATCTCGGGGTGTCTTCGGTGCAGTTTCTGGCGCCTCTGGTCATTACCATGGGCATCCTGGGGCCTTGGGCCGGTGATCCTCAGATTGCCAGCCTGTCGGGCGCCCACGGCGGCCCGACAGAGGTCTGGGCACAGAACGCGGCCTTTATCTGGGCACCGTTCATCATCATCGTGTCCATGCTGGCTTGGGTAGGCATGCACGATATTGCCGATGCCAGGGCCTCGTTTCGCGAGCAGGCCGTCATCTTCCAGCGCAAGCACAATTGGATCATGTGTTTTCTCTACCTGGGTACCTTTGGCTCGTTCATTGGCTTTTCGGCCGGGTTTCCCTTGTTGATCAAATACCTCTACCCGGATATTCGTCCTTTGCAATATGCCTGGCTGGGGCCGTTGGTGGGTGCCATGGCCCGGCCCTTTGGGGGCTGGCTGTCGGATCGCCTGGGTGGGGCCCGGGTGACTTTCTGGACATTTTTCTGGATGGTGCTGGGCGTGCTGGGCGTCATGGCGTCTTTGCCAGGACAGGGCTCCGCAGGCAGTTTCTTCGGTTTCTTGCTGGCCTTCCTGTTTTTGTTCTTCTTGACCGGCATCGGCAATGGCTCCACTTTTGCCATGATTCCTGTCATTTTCACTACCCTGGCCAAGCGCCGTCACGCTGCCTCTGGCAGCCTGCATCAGGCTGAATCCGAAGGCGCCAAAGAGTCCGCCGCAGTCTTGGGGTTCAGTGGCGCCATGGGGGCCTATGGCGGATTTTTCATCCCCAAGAGTTTTGGCACGTCTTTTGATCTGACGGGCGGCGCAGATGCGGCCCTGATGTTTTTTGTGGTGTTTTATGCGGTATCCATCGCTGTCACCTGGTGGTATTACTCGCGTGCCAAGGCCGAAATCCCATGCTGA
- a CDS encoding TRAP transporter large permease translates to MSHELITLTMFSSLLVLMTTGQRVYGIVGFIGATSAYFLWGGNDIEMPFNATFTVLNWYALLTLPLFIFMGFMLSESGLAAKLYRMFHVWMGGMPGGLGIGTIGLMVLISAMNGLSVAGMAIGASVALPQMMKRGYDKVMVTGVIQAGSSLGILIPPSIVLVLYAMIARQPVLQLWIAGILPGLLMAALFTLYIYIRCRLNPELGPPLSLEERQAAEPEKWRLLGEGILPILIFAIMMGCFMTGVTSLVETSALGAGLATLAAALKGRLNHKIMESCLRQTLSVSCMFMWIILAALCFGAVYDGLGAIKAIEKLFLSEWGFDRWTILIIMMLSFIVLGMFLDDTAMLVIVAPLYIPLVKALGFSPIWFGILYTVTCQLAYIIPPFGYNLFLMRAMAPPEITIIDIYKSIVPFAILMMITLAILMIFPEITLWLPDMYSNRAR, encoded by the coding sequence ATGAGCCACGAACTGATCACCCTCACCATGTTTTCATCGCTGCTGGTGCTGATGACCACCGGGCAGCGCGTCTACGGCATCGTCGGCTTCATCGGTGCGACCTCGGCCTATTTTTTGTGGGGCGGCAATGATATAGAAATGCCGTTCAACGCCACCTTCACCGTGCTGAACTGGTACGCCCTGCTGACCCTGCCTCTGTTCATCTTCATGGGCTTCATGCTGTCGGAATCCGGCCTGGCCGCCAAGCTATACCGCATGTTCCACGTCTGGATGGGGGGCATGCCCGGCGGCCTGGGCATCGGCACCATTGGCCTGATGGTGTTGATTTCTGCCATGAACGGCCTGAGCGTTGCCGGCATGGCAATCGGTGCCAGCGTCGCCCTGCCCCAGATGATGAAGCGCGGCTACGACAAGGTCATGGTCACCGGCGTCATCCAGGCGGGTAGTTCCCTGGGCATCCTGATTCCACCCAGCATCGTGCTGGTGTTGTACGCCATGATCGCCCGTCAGCCCGTGCTGCAGCTATGGATCGCCGGCATTTTGCCCGGGCTGTTGATGGCCGCTCTGTTCACGCTTTACATCTACATCCGCTGCCGCCTGAACCCGGAGCTTGGTCCTCCGCTGTCGCTGGAAGAACGCCAGGCAGCGGAACCGGAAAAATGGCGCTTGCTGGGTGAAGGCATCCTGCCGATTTTGATCTTCGCCATCATGATGGGCTGCTTCATGACCGGCGTGACCAGCCTGGTGGAAACCTCTGCCCTGGGGGCGGGGCTGGCCACGCTGGCTGCCGCCCTGAAAGGCCGCCTGAACCACAAGATCATGGAATCCTGCCTGCGCCAGACCCTTAGCGTCAGCTGCATGTTCATGTGGATCATTCTGGCGGCCCTCTGTTTCGGTGCGGTATACGACGGACTGGGCGCCATCAAGGCCATTGAAAAACTATTCTTGAGTGAGTGGGGTTTCGATCGCTGGACCATCCTGATCATCATGATGCTGTCCTTCATCGTGCTGGGGATGTTCCTGGACGATACCGCCATGCTGGTGATCGTGGCGCCCCTGTATATCCCGCTGGTCAAGGCGCTGGGCTTCAGCCCGATCTGGTTCGGCATCCTGTACACGGTCACGTGTCAGCTGGCCTACATCATCCCGCCATTTGGCTACAACCTGTTCCTGATGCGGGCCATGGCGCCCCCCGAAATCACCATCATCGACATTTATAAATCCATCGTCCCTTTTGCCATTCTGATGATGATTACCCTGGCCATCCTGATGATCTTCCCGGAGATCACCCTGTGGCTGCCCGACATGTATTCAAACCGCGCTCGCTAG
- a CDS encoding glutamine synthetase, whose amino-acid sequence MQERTIQTIEDAIALVSQSSLSHIKLGLSDIDGVIRGKYMRKDKFISALKSGFAFCDVVMGWDSNDDLYDNTTFTGWHTAYPDAAARIVPSSCRRLPLERNAQGEAMLFFIAELDGAAAQVCPRRLLHRIIDRATDLGFDAHAALEYEFFMFDETPDSIREKQYRNLKNWTPGNFGYSVLRSTVHADFYEELMDLCEHMDIPIESLHTETGPGVLEAALAVDRIEHAADKGLLFKTFTKALAEQQGLMATFMAKWSHHYSGQSGHIHLSLTDRKTGANVFHDANAEHHMSLLQHQFAAGQQAYMPELMAMYAQTINSYTRLVPGYWAPLEASLGIENRTTALRIIPGGPQAQRIEVRIGSADANPYIALAAALGSGLMGIEQKLVPTFTTGNAYTQTFPNEIKFPSTLWDAAQRLRQSQVARTLFGDPFVDHMVATREWEERKFREYVTDWELQRYFEII is encoded by the coding sequence ATGCAAGAACGTACCATCCAGACTATTGAAGACGCCATCGCCCTGGTGTCCCAAAGCAGCCTCTCGCACATCAAGCTGGGGCTATCGGACATTGACGGCGTGATCCGTGGCAAGTACATGCGCAAGGATAAATTCATCAGTGCGCTGAAATCCGGCTTTGCGTTTTGCGACGTCGTCATGGGCTGGGATTCCAACGACGATCTATACGACAACACCACATTCACCGGCTGGCACACCGCCTACCCCGATGCGGCTGCTCGCATCGTGCCCAGCAGCTGCCGACGGCTGCCCCTGGAACGCAACGCCCAGGGCGAGGCCATGTTGTTTTTTATCGCCGAACTGGATGGGGCGGCTGCCCAGGTGTGTCCTCGTCGGCTGCTGCATCGCATCATCGACCGCGCAACTGATCTCGGTTTCGACGCCCATGCAGCCCTGGAATATGAGTTCTTCATGTTCGACGAGACCCCGGACTCCATCCGGGAAAAGCAATACCGCAACCTGAAAAACTGGACCCCTGGAAACTTCGGCTACTCGGTGCTGCGCAGCACGGTACACGCTGATTTCTACGAAGAACTGATGGACCTGTGCGAGCACATGGACATCCCGATTGAAAGCCTGCACACAGAAACCGGCCCCGGCGTGCTGGAGGCCGCGCTGGCCGTGGACCGAATCGAGCATGCGGCCGACAAAGGCCTGCTGTTCAAGACCTTCACCAAGGCATTGGCCGAGCAACAAGGCCTGATGGCAACTTTCATGGCGAAATGGTCTCATCATTATTCGGGCCAAAGCGGTCATATTCACCTCTCGTTGACCGACCGAAAAACCGGCGCCAATGTCTTTCACGACGCCAACGCAGAACACCACATGAGCCTCCTGCAGCATCAGTTTGCGGCAGGCCAACAGGCCTATATGCCAGAACTGATGGCCATGTATGCCCAGACCATCAACAGCTATACCCGCCTGGTGCCCGGATACTGGGCACCGCTGGAAGCCAGCCTGGGCATAGAAAACCGCACGACGGCGCTGCGCATCATCCCAGGCGGCCCACAAGCGCAGCGGATCGAAGTCCGGATTGGTTCTGCCGATGCCAATCCCTATATCGCCCTGGCAGCAGCGCTGGGCTCTGGATTGATGGGCATCGAACAAAAGCTGGTGCCCACTTTTACCACCGGGAACGCCTACACCCAGACCTTCCCCAACGAGATCAAATTCCCAAGCACGCTCTGGGATGCGGCCCAGCGCCTGCGCCAATCCCAGGTGGCGCGCACCTTATTCGGCGACCCCTTCGTCGATCACATGGTCGCCACTCGGGAATGGGAAGAACGCAAGTTCCGCGAGTACGTCACCGACTGGGAACTCCAGCGCTACTTCGAAATCATCTGA
- the serA gene encoding phosphoglycerate dehydrogenase — MARIVLFENIHASAKEVFIAAGFDEVITYPGALTGAALHEALQGVQVVGIRSRTHLDQSVLSSLPDLRAIGCFCIGTNQVDLETAALGGVPVFNAPYSNTRSVAELVLGEAILLLRRIPEKNARVHEGFWDKTADGAYEARGKTLGIVGYGNIGSQVGILAESFGMRVLYHDIEAKLPLGNAHATTSLQRFLGQADVVTLHVPGGKDTTNLIDADAIAAMKPGSILINASRGTVVDIPALQRALKSGHLSGAAIDVFPTEPKSRDEALDSPLRGLQNVILTPHIGGSTQESQENIGREVAEKLKRFITSGTTKGTVNFPEISYHEPAGTARIIHIHQNVPGAMGALSNLMGEFGLNIVSQQLQTRGKIGYAITDVDGEVTDQVVEGLRRHPITIRCDRV, encoded by the coding sequence ATGGCACGCATCGTTCTGTTCGAAAACATCCACGCCAGCGCCAAAGAAGTCTTTATCGCTGCGGGCTTCGACGAAGTCATTACCTATCCGGGCGCGCTGACGGGCGCAGCCCTGCACGAAGCGCTGCAAGGTGTGCAGGTGGTGGGTATTCGCTCTCGCACCCACCTGGATCAAAGCGTGCTGTCCAGTCTGCCCGATTTGCGTGCCATCGGCTGCTTTTGTATCGGAACCAATCAGGTCGACCTGGAAACTGCCGCGCTAGGCGGGGTGCCGGTCTTCAATGCGCCTTATTCGAACACCCGCTCGGTGGCCGAACTCGTCCTGGGCGAGGCCATCTTGTTGCTGCGCCGCATTCCCGAAAAAAATGCTCGCGTGCACGAAGGCTTCTGGGACAAAACCGCCGACGGCGCTTACGAGGCGCGTGGCAAGACCCTGGGCATTGTCGGCTATGGCAATATCGGTTCGCAGGTGGGCATCCTGGCTGAATCCTTTGGGATGCGGGTGCTTTATCACGATATCGAGGCAAAGCTTCCTTTGGGCAATGCCCATGCCACCACGTCGCTGCAAAGATTCCTGGGGCAGGCCGATGTGGTCACCCTGCATGTGCCCGGCGGCAAGGACACCACGAACCTGATCGATGCCGATGCGATTGCCGCCATGAAGCCCGGCAGCATTCTCATCAATGCTTCGCGAGGCACAGTGGTCGATATCCCGGCCCTGCAACGCGCCCTGAAATCCGGCCACTTGTCTGGCGCTGCCATCGATGTCTTCCCCACCGAACCCAAGAGCCGCGACGAGGCCCTGGATAGCCCGTTGCGTGGCCTGCAGAATGTGATTCTGACCCCGCATATCGGGGGCAGCACCCAGGAATCTCAGGAAAACATCGGCCGCGAAGTCGCCGAAAAACTAAAACGTTTCATCACCAGCGGCACCACCAAGGGCACGGTCAATTTCCCGGAAATTTCCTACCACGAGCCCGCCGGCACTGCCCGCATCATCCATATTCACCAGAACGTCCCAGGGGCCATGGGGGCGCTCAGTAATCTCATGGGTGAATTCGGCCTGAATATCGTCAGCCAGCAACTGCAAACCAGGGGCAAGATCGGCTACGCCATTACCGATGTCGATGGCGAAGTCACCGATCAGGTTGTCGAAGGCCTGCGCCGCCACCCCATCACCATCCGCTGCGACCGCGTGTGA
- a CDS encoding TRAP transporter small permease subunit gives MPHVIKLYVRWVDRINRVIGRFSMYFVLVMMVGFLYSAFMRMAFDIYFNWMMESAQFLLSAYYLLGGGYSMQIHAHVRMDLLYSRWSARTRACVDMVTIWLVVVFLVFLLLGGISSSEYALVNDQRNYTAWAPPMAPIKIIMTFGIFMMLLQTLATFFRDLATAIGKSIE, from the coding sequence GTGCCACACGTCATCAAGCTCTATGTGCGCTGGGTAGACCGGATCAACCGGGTCATCGGGCGTTTTTCCATGTACTTCGTGCTGGTCATGATGGTCGGATTTTTATATTCGGCCTTCATGCGCATGGCATTCGACATCTATTTCAACTGGATGATGGAAAGCGCCCAATTCCTGTTATCCGCCTACTACCTGCTGGGCGGCGGCTATTCCATGCAAATCCATGCGCACGTGCGCATGGACCTGCTGTATTCCCGCTGGAGCGCCCGCACCCGGGCCTGCGTCGATATGGTCACGATCTGGTTGGTGGTGGTTTTTCTGGTGTTCCTGCTGCTGGGCGGAATCTCCAGCTCGGAATACGCCCTGGTCAACGACCAACGCAACTACACCGCCTGGGCCCCTCCGATGGCCCCCATCAAGATCATCATGACCTTCGGCATCTTCATGATGCTGTTGCAAACCTTGGCCACTTTTTTTCGTGATCTGGCCACTGCGATTGGGAAGTCCATCGAATGA
- a CDS encoding TRAP transporter substrate-binding protein yields MTQRREFLKLAGGAALGASAIAAPAIVRAQAPIKWRLQTYAGPALAEHVIKPSIDAFNKAANGEMEIELYTADQLVPQGELFRAVQKGTIDAAQSDDDSMAAPVDVAIFAAYFPLASRYSLDVPALWNWYGLNDIWKEAYSQVENVTWLGTGAWDPCNIASTKPIKSLNDLKGLRLYTFPTGGRFLSRLGVVPVTLPYEDVQVALQTGELDGVCWSGITEVYTVGWADVTKYYLTNNVSGAWAGSYIANTEKWNAVPDHLKVLFQLAMDSSHYYRQHWYWWGEAHYRTQGGKLELTTIPESEWKAVETEAHKFWDEIAAKSPRSAKVVDILKQYSGVMDKAGPPYRFS; encoded by the coding sequence ATGACTCAACGACGTGAATTCCTGAAACTCGCGGGCGGCGCGGCCCTGGGGGCCAGCGCCATTGCGGCACCAGCCATCGTACGCGCCCAGGCGCCCATCAAGTGGCGGCTACAGACCTATGCCGGACCAGCCCTGGCCGAGCATGTCATCAAACCCTCCATCGACGCCTTCAACAAGGCCGCCAATGGCGAGATGGAAATCGAACTGTATACCGCCGATCAGTTGGTGCCCCAGGGCGAACTGTTCCGGGCAGTGCAAAAGGGCACCATCGATGCTGCCCAAAGCGATGACGACTCCATGGCCGCCCCGGTGGACGTGGCTATCTTTGCCGCGTACTTTCCGCTGGCTTCCCGCTACAGCCTGGATGTGCCTGCCCTGTGGAACTGGTACGGCCTGAACGATATCTGGAAAGAAGCCTACAGTCAGGTTGAAAACGTGACCTGGCTGGGCACCGGCGCATGGGACCCCTGCAACATCGCCTCCACCAAACCGATCAAGTCGCTGAACGACCTGAAAGGCCTGCGCCTGTACACCTTCCCGACCGGTGGACGATTCTTGTCGCGCCTGGGGGTGGTGCCCGTCACCCTGCCCTATGAAGACGTGCAGGTCGCCTTGCAAACCGGCGAACTGGATGGTGTGTGCTGGTCCGGCATCACCGAGGTCTATACCGTAGGCTGGGCAGATGTGACCAAATACTACCTGACGAATAATGTCTCGGGAGCCTGGGCCGGGTCGTACATCGCCAACACCGAAAAATGGAACGCCGTGCCCGATCACCTGAAGGTGCTGTTCCAACTGGCCATGGACAGTTCACACTATTACCGCCAGCACTGGTACTGGTGGGGCGAAGCCCACTACCGCACTCAGGGCGGCAAGCTGGAATTGACCACCATTCCCGAGTCCGAATGGAAGGCCGTGGAAACCGAAGCGCATAAGTTCTGGGACGAAATCGCCGCCAAGAGTCCACGCAGTGCCAAGGTTGTGGACATCCTGAAGCAATATTCGGGCGTCATGGACAAGGCGGGGCCACCCTATCGGTTCTCGTGA